The sequence CCAGACAAACAATACACTCGTTCTCTCGATTTAGTAACTAATCGGGGGGTTGAAAAAAATCTCCTGAATACAGAAGGATCGATTCTCAATTGTGAATTTAACCCCACTGCAACTCACCTTTATTGCTTATTGACAGAAGTAGTTGATCAGGAACAATATCGAGAACAACCCTATCTAGTCAGTATCAATCTTGAAACAACAGAAATTCTTCCACTATTGAGCTTACCAGAATATCAAGATATTGATATGAGTCTCTCTCCTGATGGTTTCGCCTTACTATTCGACCAAGTGATGACAGTTAGTAGTGCTAACCCCAATAATTACACTCTTAGAAGTGATTCTGGCAAAGCAATTATTGATAGTCGTCTATGGTTATTAGTTCCTACACCAACGCTAACCAATAATCCAGCCCAACAACCAAAACTGGAAGAATTACCGATATCGGGAGTAACGCCCCTGTGGCTACCGTGACAACGCAATAACTGTCCTGAAACTTGGCAAAAAAACTGCGCTATCACTTACATTAATAAGTAGAAGCCCCCACCTTACTTTAAAGAATGCCTGATATCACTGTCTCTCCTTGGTTAAGTCGCTTAGTGTATCCTTTAGGCTGTTATCTGCTTCTTCCAGCCTATTTTGGGAAATTAGAAATTATCGGACGTGAAAACATTCCTCGCAATGGTCCAGTCTTACTCGCCCCCACTCATCGTTCTCGTTGGGATGCTCTCCTTGTTCCTTATACCGCAGGACGTTGGAAAACGGGTCGCGATTTACGATACATGGTTTCCGAAAATGAAATGCGGGGCTTGCAAGGTTGGATTATTCGTCGTATGGGGGGGTTTCCCGTTGATCCGAAACATCCTGGCTTAAGCACAATTAGGAACAGTATTCAGGTTTTATCTCAGGGGGAAATGCTGGTCATTTTTCCAGAGGGAGATATCTATCGTAATCAACCAGTACAGCCCTTAAAAGCGGGTATTGGTCGCATTGCTCTTCAGGCGCAATCACAACGTCAAGTCAGTGAGAGTGTTAAGGTTGTTCCCATGAGCATTCATTATTCTCAAGCCTATCCCAATTGGGGAACAGGGGTGAAAGTCAAAGTGGGAACGCCGATTAATGTCGCAGACTATCCTTCTGATCACAGTAAGAAAAGTGCACAATGTCTGACTCAGGATCTCGAAACCGCCTTAAAAGATTTGTACGAAAACGATCCCGCCTACAAACAATTCTCTTGTTGTGATCAGCTTGCATCCCATCAACACAGCACAACCGAACAATCCGCATCAATGCAACATTAACGAATAACGGTGTGAATGGGAATCACTTGCACAACACAGTTGCTATAACCTAAGGCTTCTAAGCTGTTAACAAATTCGGGAGTCCAAACGGTTTCTTGCACAGGGCTATTTTGAGCTTTTAAAAGGGAAATCAAGCGCGATCGCGCTATTCCAGACAAAGCATCATGAACCGAGGGAGTCCACCAAATACCATCTTTCCAACCCCATAAATTCCCTGTGCTGGTTTCTAACCAATTCCCCGCTTCATCCACTAAAATAGCTTCTTGCGCCCCCTTCACTTTTGCGGTTTGCAACGCCAACCAACTGCTTAAATAATTTCCTGTTTTATGAGTCGGAAAACTTCGTCGGTATTTCCCAGCAGCAGCTAACCAAGCTGTGATTCCTGATTGTTGTTTTTGCGCTAAATCTGGCGGTAACTCACGTCCAGTAATCCATTCTCGCCCATCTGGAAAAATTGTCATGCGTAACACTGGAAAATAGGCACTTAATTGTTTCGCTCCTTCCCGCAGTCGTTTCCAGTTGGGTTGTTGCCAAGAAAAGGCTTGCAGAGATTGCTCAAGTCGCTGACAATGGTCTTGCCATTGCGTCAAATCGTGATCCAAATTCTGTTCATAAACTCGTAGCGTGGTAAAAACCGTTGCGCCATACAATAAACCAGGATCATTAAGGGAGAGGGGAATCGTTTGTTGATTATAGAGTTGACCCTCATACCAATGCCACATTTTGACCTCTGGAAAGCTGTTTCCTCATCCTACCAGTAGCAGAGAATTTTTCTTTTATCATGAAGGTATCTTTTGCACTGAATCAAGCAACGCTATATGGTTACTCCTGCTAATCCTTATTCTCTTTTCCAAGAAACAAAATTACAATCTGTGAGCCGTGGCGAGCCCTGTTTTCTTCTCAGTGGTTGTGAAAACGCAACTCATTTGCTGGTGATTCTTTTTCCGCAACTGGGCGACTTTGATAGTTTAGAATACGCTTGGTGGTTGCAACGATCGCGCTGTGAACTCGAAGCCTTAAACGTAACCGTGCGAGCCGTAGGAATTGGTAATCTTGCTTCTGGTCAGCGTTTCTG comes from Halothece sp. PCC 7418 and encodes:
- a CDS encoding 1-acyl-sn-glycerol-3-phosphate acyltransferase — its product is MPDITVSPWLSRLVYPLGCYLLLPAYFGKLEIIGRENIPRNGPVLLAPTHRSRWDALLVPYTAGRWKTGRDLRYMVSENEMRGLQGWIIRRMGGFPVDPKHPGLSTIRNSIQVLSQGEMLVIFPEGDIYRNQPVQPLKAGIGRIALQAQSQRQVSESVKVVPMSIHYSQAYPNWGTGVKVKVGTPINVADYPSDHSKKSAQCLTQDLETALKDLYENDPAYKQFSCCDQLASHQHSTTEQSASMQH
- a CDS encoding aminotransferase class IV codes for the protein MWHWYEGQLYNQQTIPLSLNDPGLLYGATVFTTLRVYEQNLDHDLTQWQDHCQRLEQSLQAFSWQQPNWKRLREGAKQLSAYFPVLRMTIFPDGREWITGRELPPDLAQKQQSGITAWLAAAGKYRRSFPTHKTGNYLSSWLALQTAKVKGAQEAILVDEAGNWLETSTGNLWGWKDGIWWTPSVHDALSGIARSRLISLLKAQNSPVQETVWTPEFVNSLEALGYSNCVVQVIPIHTVIR